GGCCAACACGCTGTCGAGATCGCCATATTCGGTGATGAGGGCGGCGGCGGTCTTGATGCCGATGCCTGGCGCGCCCGGGACGTTATCGACGCTGTCGCCGCAGAGCGCCTGGACGTCGACCACCTTGTCCGGCGTCACGCCGAACTTCTCAAACACCTCGGCGGGGCCGATGCGCAGGTTCTTCATGGTGTCCAGCATCGAGACCTTGTCGTCGACGAGTTGCATCAGATCCTTGTCGGACGAGACGATCACCACCTCACCGCCGAGGTCGCGGACCTTGCAGGCGTAGGCCGCGATCAGGTCGTCGGCCTCGTAGCCGGCCAGCTCGATGCAGGGCACGCCAAAGGCCCGCGTCGCCTCGCGCACCAGGGCGAACTGCGGGATCAGGTCTTCCGGCGGCGGCGGGCGGTGGGCCTTGTATTGGTCGTAGATCTTGTTGCGGAAAGTCTTCTCGGAATGGTCGAAGATCACCGCCAGGTGGGTCGGCGCGTCATCCGCCGCCTTCATATCGGCCAGCAGCTTCCAGATCATGTTGGAGAAGCCGGCGACCGCGCCCACCGGGGTTCCGTCGCTCTTGCGGGTGAGCGGCGGCAGGGCGTGGTAGGCGCGGAACAGGTAGCCCGAGCCATCCACCAGATAGAGCCGCATCGCCGGGCCGTCCTGGGTCGGCTCGCGCGGGAGATCAGGCAGGGGGGCTTCGAGGATGTCGGTCATGGGCGAAAGATAGGATGAGCGCTCCAGGACGTCATCCGCGGATATGAATTATATCCGGGTATAATTGACAGCATATGCCCGACGCGGCATTAGAGCGCTCATGACCGACACCCTGACCCTTTTCGAAGGCCGCGTGCGTCTGCGCACCGGCCCTCTGCATGAAATCGCCCTGGCCGCCCTGGAGGCGCAGACCCGCACGGGCCAGGCGCAGATCTTCGTCTTCGACGACGTCACCGGCAGCGCCATCGACCTTGATCTGTCCGGCGCCGCCCAGGCGGTCGTCGATCGCTACGGTCCAGAGCCGAAAGGCCGCGGGCGACCGAAGCTGGGCGTCGCCGCGCGCGAGGTGACCCTGCTGCCCCGGCACTGGGAGTGGCTCGCGACGCAACCAGGCGGCGCCTCGGTCACCCTGCGCAAGCTGGTGGAGCAAGCGCGCCGCGACGACACAGGCCAGCGCCGCGCCAGGCTGGACGCCGCCTATCGCTTCGGATCAGCCATGGCCGGAGATCTTGCAGGGTTCGAGGACGCCGTGCGCGCGCTCTACGCCGGCGACCGTGAAGGGTTCGACGCGCGGATCGCGGCCTGGCCGGCCGATGTCGCCGGCCACATGCGGCGGCTCGCCTACGGCGACTGAAACCGGCTATGACGGCGCGTGACCCGCACGGCCATCACCCGCCTCGGCCTGACCGACTTCCGCTCCTATGACCGCGCGGAGATCGCCCTTGATGGCCGCCCTGTCTACCTCGTCGGCCCGAACGGGGCCGGCAAGACCAACCTGCTTGAGGCGGTCAGCTTCCTGATTCCCGGCCGCGGCCTGCGCGCCGCAAGCCTGGCCGAAGTCGGCCTCCGCGCGCCGGGCGAACCCCTGGGCCGCGCTTGGGCGGTGTCGGCCACCTTGAGCAGCGGCGAGGAAGAGACCCACCTCGGGACGGGCGTCGACCAGCCCGGCGCGTCGCGGCGTCTGGTGCGGCTGGAAGGGGAACCCGTCCCGCCGGGCCGGCTCGCTGAACTGGTCCGCCAGGTCTGGCTGACGCCGGCCCAGGACCGGCTGTTCCTGGAAGGCGCCGCCGAGCGCCGCAAGTTCTTCGACCGCCTGGTCTTCGCCGACGCGCCGATCCACGCAGCCCATGTGGGCGCCTATGAGAAGGCCATGCGCGAGCGGTTGAAGCTGCTCACCGACGGCCCGCCCGACACAGCCTGGCTGGACGCGCTGGAGGCCCGGATGGCCGAGGCCGGGGCGCTCATGGCCCTGTCGCGCGCACGCACGCTCAGCGCCCTGCAGGCCGAGATCGACAGCCGTGGCGAACGGCCCTTTCCGCAGGCGAAACTCTCCCTGTCCGGCGCCTGGGAGCAGATGGCCGCCGAGGACGCCTCCCCCGACCAGATCGGCGAGGCCCTGGTCCGCGCGCTCGCCGTCGCCCGCGACCGCGACGCCGCAGCCGGACGCTCGCTCACCGGGCCGCATCGCGGGGACCTGGCCGTCATCCACTTGGAAAAGGACCGCCCCGCCGCCGAATGCTCCACCGGCGAACAGAAGGCGCTAATCCTCAACCTCGTCCTGGCCCAGGCCGCCCGCCTGGCCCGCAGCTCAGGCCCCGCCCCAATCCTCCTGCTCGACGAAGTCGCCGCCCACCTCGACGCCCGGCGCAGGGTCGCCCTCTTCGACGAGATCGAAGCGGTGGGCCTGCAGGCGTTCCTCACCGGCACCGATGCGCACCTCTTCGAGGGGCTGGAAGGCCGGGCTCAAGGCCTAGCGGTGGAGGGGTCGGGAATCTCAGGGCGCGGATAAGACGGGTGGGCGATGGACGACCCTGAGCCCCAAAACCGTGCGCC
This is a stretch of genomic DNA from Phenylobacterium immobile (ATCC 35973). It encodes these proteins:
- a CDS encoding DUF2239 family protein, with translation MTDTLTLFEGRVRLRTGPLHEIALAALEAQTRTGQAQIFVFDDVTGSAIDLDLSGAAQAVVDRYGPEPKGRGRPKLGVAAREVTLLPRHWEWLATQPGGASVTLRKLVEQARRDDTGQRRARLDAAYRFGSAMAGDLAGFEDAVRALYAGDREGFDARIAAWPADVAGHMRRLAYGD
- the recF gene encoding DNA replication/repair protein RecF (All proteins in this family for which functions are known are DNA-binding proteins that assist the filamentation of RecA onto DNA for the initiation of recombination or recombinational repair.); the protein is MTRTAITRLGLTDFRSYDRAEIALDGRPVYLVGPNGAGKTNLLEAVSFLIPGRGLRAASLAEVGLRAPGEPLGRAWAVSATLSSGEEETHLGTGVDQPGASRRLVRLEGEPVPPGRLAELVRQVWLTPAQDRLFLEGAAERRKFFDRLVFADAPIHAAHVGAYEKAMRERLKLLTDGPPDTAWLDALEARMAEAGALMALSRARTLSALQAEIDSRGERPFPQAKLSLSGAWEQMAAEDASPDQIGEALVRALAVARDRDAAAGRSLTGPHRGDLAVIHLEKDRPAAECSTGEQKALILNLVLAQAARLARSSGPAPILLLDEVAAHLDARRRVALFDEIEAVGLQAFLTGTDAHLFEGLEGRAQGLAVEGSGISGRG